AGTGGTGATCACGATACCACCACCATCGCCCCAAGTCAGGGAACGCTAGTTTCCCCGACTACTGCCATGGCTAAGTTTCATGGTCGCGACCCATGGCtaacccactctctctctctttctttttctctgtgCGACTGCAATGGCCAAAtcgtgcgtgtatatatatatatatatgtgtaggtATTAGTCATGACAGTCgacttactctctctctctcccttctctatGCTACCAATGAggttaaaattagaattttaaaattaataaagcATCTGCATGAATTGGATTGTGATGAGTAATTTCAAGGGCTGGGAATAAAATTTCCCAAACATTAAagatgtgtttgataatatgaaaatcttatagaagaattaaattttatctttattattatttgacacattatattttttataaaattaaatttcataatataattatttaaagcATGTTtcaccttatttttttataaaaaattatttttaaggagataatttttatatttcatgcaaattaaaaaatattttcttttctaactaATCCTATCAAACACACCTAACTTTGagacacgagagagagagaaacaagtATCAGCAGATGACCCAAATAAGGTCCCCGATGTTCAATGATTCTCATGGAGGACTTTTACTCggcaaaaaatcaattaactCCCACACGCTGCCTTCAGTATCTGTGCTCCAACTTCTCCCTTTCCTTGTAGTTTTGGACATATCTGTATGCATTACGAGGCATGAAACAGCATCAGCCATTAATGATGCAGACAAATAGATAATATACTTACTTCTGGAAAGTAACAATAAGAAATGATATGTTTTGCCTTAAAAGActttttcttcatatatataattcagACTTATCCAATTCCAAGCTAATACTCATCCACATGCTTAATATTCACTGTTGGAATCTGAATTTTCAAACATGGTCCAGACCAGAAAGCAACATTCCAAAAGATACAAACTTAAACATGGCTAATATCGATTTTTACATGTAAAGCACAAGTTGGTTAAAACAAACTACCATATTTTCCATTAATAAAATCAGAGCTTGATAATGCATTAATGGAATTAAACAAACTAGTAACAACCAAAACAAGACATCTTCCATTTCACAATTGGCCTCAGTATCATTATATGCATCATCATATTACTTGCCAACCCCATCTACAACGTAGAGAATCAAATACCCCTCGGACCTCTCATTTTGCTAGCAACTAGCAAAGGATACTTGGCTGATTAACAAAGTAATGTCAGCTCACCTAGTAAGATTAAGAGTTGTTCTTGATCACCAAAGTAATGCTTGTTTCAGCTAAATTTACTTTACCAAGATGTAAAAAAAGAGGCCAAAAATACAATTTAGTAATTGGATAGCAAGATTAATAATTAAGGCTGCACAAATCAACTGCtatattttcaatttgcttttactaacataaaatcacacaacatTAAGGCTTTCGTGTAAACGAGTGAAGCTTAGCAAAAAATGTTGGATGCTAGTAGGGTTAAAAGAAGctacaaaacatatatacactGAGCTGCTTAAGCTCATGTAGTTGATATTTGATATTGAACCAAGCTCGGATACAACTTTTTCTGGATAGGCACAATGTTCACGACTATTCTCAAGTACAATAGTGACCATCATCACTTGTTGAAAGTAGAAGCATAAAACATGCATTGATTGGCTTAAGCATTTGACTTGGTGACTGCCATATACTAAAACACGGTGCTGTCAGCTGATGGCATACAAAAGTATAAGCTAAATAAAACTTAACAGTTCACTATAAGCTAAATactattatttgatatttttaccaCTCCAGCCCCAATCTTTTGTAGAAAAGTAAAGTTTTCGAACCATATATTACCAATAAAAGTTTGAAATGTTTACAAGAAAGTATCCATCATCCTCACTCACGTACTGTATTCGTTCACAAGAGATTAGCACAGTTTATCCAAGCCAAATATGTTGTTTGGGCTTGGCTTGCAAAGGATTTGAGCTCCAAATAATGTTTGAGCTCAGCTTGAACGCGTGCGTGGTAAACAAGTTCCAAGTAACAAACCAAACTCCAGCTGCTTAAAGCCTGGTTCAGTTAACAGTCCTATAAGCAGGTCAACTTATCTATAAATGTGTCACATTCTCTTTCCTCCAAACATTTGTTAGAAAAATATCTTCCTCTGTAAGTGAGATATAAGTATGATCAGGTAAATATTCTGTCCAAATCCACATAGCTGACaagtgcccccccccccccccccccgcggggGGGCGGGGGCACCTGGCTACCCCACCCCCACCATGAATATAACAGCCAACATAAATAACATAAgtaaaaaagagaaatagacaaaAGTTCACCAAATAGGAATGAAGTTTGGCATGCTATGATTGTTAAAAACTTGAGTCCATATTTTAATTGTTACAATGAAGATATCTTCAGACCTGAACTCCAGCAATCTATAGAATGGATGCACTCAAACTGAGATGACTTGGTAACTTCCTGatcaaacaacaaaaacaacaaaaaagtgTTGGCTTAGGCTTACATAACTTTTAGTATCTTGcaggatctttttttttttttttttccttcctctttctttttttcccaaGAGGGGAAGCAACTCATGGAACACAAAGGTACaatgataactaataaaatgCAAACTGAAACAGACTAAACGCATGAAGGAAAAAAGGTTGTCAAAAGGTCTTACTAGTTAACGGGAATATGCAATGGCACTACTCATAGTACACTTCTCATTTCGCGACTGGTTCAAGGTTTTGAAAAGATATTGCCTATGAACCGGATAGGAAAAGGAACATCAACTAGGCCTGAAGCGACCATAAAGGCAAAAAGCACCAATGTTGTGCATCATGCATGTGACACAAATACCCTAATACATGAAAGCTCACCTAGAACAAGATCAACAAATATTTTCTGCAGTACCATCAACCTGAGGCTGAAAGGCCCTCTACCTCTACCATTGCAGAAATGGTATTGAAGTACAAAAATAGTTTCCAAATGTAGACAAACTTCTTAGCAAATTACATAGAAACCCAAATTCCTCTTAAATACACCAGCATTCTTAAGgcaattaaatgaatttttctagCGAACCTAACCATCCAATGCCTGAAGGAGTCCTGGATCTGGTTACTAACTTTTTTGGGACTCTAAAGCGAAGGTAAACAAAAACGCCCAACAGGAATTAATGGAGCAAAGATAAGATATCAAGCCAAACACACAGTAAGGAGCGAGGGAGATTCATACACCTGCACACACATTAAACCCTGATCGAAcagaagaggaaggaagagagagagagagagagagagagagagagagatgacgaATAGGTGCCGACGAGAGGAGCAAGGAGAAGGGTGGCGCCGAGCCAATTCTCGGAGACTTCGTGGTGGATCTTGGAAGGCAGATCTTTCCAGAGACCAGGCATCACCTTCTGCTGGAACAGCGATAGCGCGTACACCACCGCCTTCATCCTCACCGGCATCTTCCCTATCGCACCGTATTCTTCTGATTCTTCCTGTACACCACACGCACTTTCAGCAGCGATCGCCGCCTTCTCCGGCTACGGCTTGATCGATGGTCGTGTCGTCGTCGCCTGGCAAGTGGGGCTTCCAAAATGGCAAAAGCACCGAGATCGTCTAGTACAGTTGCAGTTGGGCTTTTGGGCTGATGGGCTCACTCTTTATGGGCCTTTTATCTCTCTCCAAACGCAGCTGTTCTTTTAACACGGTTCATCTGTGTCTCTATTTATGTAATTTGGGAACCCAGAAAATTCAAAGCCATtctaattgttattattattatatattgcatacatatgatatgttatgatATGATATACCTCCAACATTTCACATTtaacttaaaaactaaatttaagaTTATCCCACATACAAGTTCTCCAAGATTTCTTATAAGTGAATTTTCAGtatttattgacttttttttaataaaaaaaagataaattaaagcTAAGATACTTGGAAGTATAACAAGAACACCTaatcaaaattgattttgtatCAATTTGGACTCATCATGAATAGCTCCTAACCTAAGTATAGCCCGATCTCATCATGAATTATGCTAAAGACACCCAAATCAAGATAAACCCTAATTTTCtattcataaaaaaagaaatatggcATCACATGTATATTGAAAAAGGTACCTTGCAATAGGAATTGCATTTTAGGTGCTTTGCTGCTCTATCTAAAAAGCAGTTGTCATCTCAAGGATAGATAGGATTGAAGAAGAGAAGCATGTTAAAACAATACCAAGCCCATCTCACACCCAAAGTCAATTGGCAATAGAAAGACATGCAATGCACTTCTTCATCTCCCTCAATCACCAGGCCAAACATATTGAAACACTGCCCaatttaataacaaataaattcaataattttgttCTATGCTTACAACAACACACAAGTCAAGTCAAGAGaaaatgttggttctttttctttcttccttgtgCTACCTTATGCTGCTGAGTAAATTCTGCTGCACTACAACTGCTGGCCATGTTTGTTAGCccactccttttttttttctttttcttttttaagttaTAGGAAATCAAGACTGATTTTATTCAGAAGTATAATATGGCATCGTCCTCCACATGTAGCATCTGAGCCCCCCCAGACTGACCATAACTTAGATAGGCAGAGAATTTAGAGAGGCTTGCTCGTCTCTACCAACCGGTTTTCGCACGCTTCATTCCACTAGAACCAAAAGGAGAGACGCTTCCACTTGGCCGCGGGCTCTCTTCTCTGAAGTTGGAGTTCAGCATTGCAAGCTCTCTCAGCTGCTGCCTTTTATAGAAATCCTGTGACTCGTCCTGAAATTAAAGATGTCGAGGTATAATGTTCACGTGAACCGGCTTACAAGAGGCACTTGCACTGGACAAAGAGATCAGGAAAAGAAAGTAGAATACCACAGGTTTTAGTAGCTCTTCTATGATTTCTCTGGTCTGTCTCAGTCGAGCATCAACAATGTTGACTGGTAATTCTGCCTCGACCAAAATGTGCAGTGGATCATTCAAGTGCTCATAACCAGGTCTTCCCCTGAGACTCTCCTCCTGCATGTATATCCAAGTATGGAAGTGAAAGTTAGAAGAAACCACTGTAAATTTTGCTAAATGAATCAAGAATAATGCGTCATACAAAATTCTGTGTGCAATCATAAACTTCAATCATTTGGGAATACATATAACCTTGTCAGGATCTTTTATTGAACCTTTTCCTCTGATGAATACTCTGCAGCCTGTTGAAGCTTCCACGCGCTTCAGGGAATTGCCCCTAGGACCTAGAAGCCGGCCAACAAAATTGAACTAATGTTCACAACAAATGTAGTCAGCATATGCACATTTTGATATTGGGAAAGGATTTCAAAATTGTACTTGATGAAAACATGATActggaaaaaaaagaagaagaagaaaaatcagaGACAGATGTCACATAGCTTACATTTGGATAGGTGTCTACTGGAATCTCCAACCTCAATACCTTCTTCACAATATAGGAACTTGGGCTTCCTGGTGCTGCTTGCCAATCCATTGATAACCCTTGAGGTCCCCCGAATCTCTGTTGCATAATGAATACAAGTCTTCTTATTACTTAAGCATTTCGTGATACAAGAAAGAAATGGACAAACTGGACATTTAATGAATTAAAAGAGTAAAAAGGACACTAAAGAAAGTATGGTGCCtaatgaaacaacaaaaaatacatattaatttTGCTGCTCCCTACTGACTACTCACATGTTCAACAGTAGGATTTGAAGATTGAAGATGGGAAAGGACGAAATAGAAGCAACTGGTATATAAATTCAACTCACTACTTGAAAATTATTAGGTGCTCAGGTTTATTTCGTCTTACTTGTGATATGCCTTAACAAGTATAAGTAGACCTTTTGGAACGTACCTTAACATGCAAGGTAGACCTTTGTTAAATTGCATTCCTAACTGTCATATGAGTGAGGAAAAATGACTAAAAGCTCACCTTGAACACTCAACAAGCACTTATATTAAAACATGTTCATTGCTAGGATGAGCAAAGTGCAAGTGTGAAACCACCTCGCACCCTTTTGATATGCATGAGTGAGCACTGAAAGCAAGTCAGTcagcaaaaaatatataaaaaaaaatatagaagtaAAAACTGAAAGCTAGTTCACTGGATCTACACATCATATGACCAGGTTGAACACAACTAGGGGGATTGAAGCAGGTGAAACCACCAACTGATATGTTTGGCACCACAACTTCATATAAATTATTGCCACAAGTAAACAATACTGGAACGGATGGAAGCACAGAATGAAAGAGCTAGACAAATTTGCAACACTGACCCAATTACACATCCCTAAAGACTAGAAGAAGTTCATCAGGCTTTCATCTGCAAAAGTATTTCTGCATTGTATATAAAATACATGCAAATGGACATGACTCCTTATGTTATATATGGAAATGAACACGctaagttttctttctttctttctttcgttctttatttatttatttatttattttttgctgaGTAGTAGTTAGCAATACAACGCATCTAGAAGGCCTTGGTTTCACGCTAAGACTTCTAGATAAAAATTGGCATTAGTTCAAGATTCTAATCTTCCACTGGTACATAGGCACAATAGTTGGCTGGTTGGAGATGTTTCTTTCAACCTTGACCATTACCATCATCGAATCAAATAATCAGCTGGTTGGATGAAAATTTTTCAACCTCCCTTTCATTTTAAAGTCCAAAGTTTTCCATGGGTAAACCAATCAAATCGAGAAAGGATTTGAGGGAAACCATATTAGACTCTGCAGCTTCATCCAATCTCAAACTCCCAATTACTGTGATTGTTGCTCGCAGAGATCATGATCTTGAAGCTCTTTCAAGCAGATGAGATGTGCATCCATTAATTTCTTTATCAACCCAATGCAAAAAATAACACGAaaattgtcatttaaattaaatatctgATACTCAAATCCTGAAGCATAATATGCTGCCACATGAATTCAGATTATAGTTACTACAAATACATATTAGAACACTAGAAAACTAATCCAGCTTCCATTACACTAATCCGTGCTACCAATTGAACTATACGTGGCCCTGCAGATGAGAACCTACAAGATCATACACCCAGCCACAAGTTAAGACAAAAAATCATGAATGCCTGTGCACTACCAATTGAACAAGCATATTTGCTGAAAAAGGAGGAGCAGGGTGGGGTAATATGGTAAAACAATCATCCAGCTCTTTGCATTTCACACTTTAAGTATAAGACCTTAATGACTTATTATTGGAATCATTATGTATCCAGTGATAATATGCATATTCATGCAACATGTATGCAATGGTATAGACCCTATAATCAGTAATAAGGAAGAGAAGTAAATCACCAAAATAACCAAAGTCCATTACCTACAACAAATGCAGAAATTGAGAAAAGATCACACACCAAGTACTGTATCATTTGGACtaaaaagacattttttttctcatgGGGCCAGTTCAGCTAAACTACCTATAGAAAAATTTGCATGCAACTCATTTGTTTCCATTGTGATGGCTCCGTATTTTGGCAAGTGTTATATTTAAGCAGTTAAATCCAGGGTATCCACTGCATCCCATAAATGTGgatgaacaattaaaatttttccaGTACAAAGCTGTAAAAAAGTCAACAATGCAATATGTAAGAGGCCCCATCTCATGCGAGATGGACCATCATATGAATTAATGTGATCACCAGCATGCCAAAGGCATCTTCTCATGTGATATATGGACCATCATATATAACCATTGAGCTTAAAAATGGAGGGATCAGCGATACAGATAAAATTTTGTCATAAATACTTGGTTATACTGAGTAAACAACACTTCCAGCCTTAACTCTCAGAGAAAAAGCTATTCTACAAAGAGTAAAAAtactaatataaaagataaagttatcCCTTTCTCTACAAGCTTAAGCTTCTATACAGCTAGGTGGTCAGCAATCTAACATAGTATCAGAGCAAACAAAACTCCAACCTCCTCGCCAACCCAATATTTAATAGTAGCAAGTCTTTGGACCAGTTATGTAGTCAAGTTTGGCCATGCGTGAAGGGgcatgttgagagtaaaaacaatatgtaaaaataaagttatatcTTTTTTAAAAGCTTCAGGCTATTAGATGAAGCGGTATTAGTTAGCTCCCTTAACTCAAACATATGGCTGTGAGACAGTGATCAAGCTTTTAGTTTTGGATGGAACAACAACAatcccaagccttaatcccactaggttgAGGTGGCAAGCTTTTTGGGtggaaaacaaaataatttctacaATATAAATGAACAGTGCGGATAGGCAAAGCCAGTGGTCAAAATTATAATGCAGTAAGGTAAAATGAATAACCAGAGGCCAATTTTCTTTAAGAATAACTGTCTTCTACTTCTAACTTCTATATAAATACTTCGGCGTTGATTCAGCTTTCTCAAGTTCTACATACACAAAGATGTTCTGCAAGCCAGGATGCAGTTAAGAATGTAAGGAAAAACAACTAAGTTAACCAGGCATATATAATTGTGCAATAGAAGATCAAGAGGAAAACTAGGGATTGCAATTCGGGTTCACACAACAAGCACAGGTGGCATTGCATATACTTACTTCATGTGGATGACCACTCCAGCCACCTAGACCTGTtgcaccaagatttggaattatGTCTGAAGAAGCCATTGATCTGGGGCTTGCACGTTGCAATCTGTCTAACTCATTAAATCCATGGTTGGGCAACATTCCAGAAACCCTTAATATCTCTGTCAAAAGAAAACAGCAGCAAAATAGTTTCTCTTGCAAAAAggatagaaattaaaataactagGAATTCTTAAGATATTTCCAAAGATCACTAGACAACTATAGCAAGAAGTCCATAAGATGCATGCATGGAATGGAGAATTGAAGGAAAACCAAAGATCATGATAGAAGGAACAAAATGAAAGCAAATATGCATAAAAACAGTTAATTGATCTACTCAAAACAACTCTTGGAGGAGGAACAGAAACCTTGATTTTGTTCACCACAGAGGTGACACAACCAAAAAACGAAGAAAGCAATATCCTGATGAGTATGCACAAAGCCTAAAAAGCAAAATTTATTGAGCGTCACAAACAACCCTCAATAATCTCTAACTAATTTCAAATTTGGTAATTTTCCGATATCTTTCTAACataaatttcaatcaatttGTTAGCTAATTCAGTTTCTGGGACATGCACAACTCTCCATCTCTACTTTTCGTtctatcacacacacacacacacacaagtatATAGAAACCTGTGTTGCaacatatgtatatttttattaactgCTTGCTTACAACTTCTAGCTCGCTATACTAGCAAAACTAAGGGAATTGAACAACAAAATCATACAAAGCAACCAAAAACAAGATAAACCCATTAAAAATAGAAAGCTTTAGATCGAAAATTAAGGACAGTTACCAACCTTGATTCAACAGTCGGCTGCATATGGGAACGACTTGCACGAAAGGCTCAAGCTTCTGGCGCTCCGCTAACAGCTCAGCCAAGTACTGACTACAGGAAATCAACACCACCCAGAaacaaataaaacccaaatcaatCAAATCTATCAGTTACCCAAAGTCGCCCCCCAAGCATTAGAATCGAAACCCAATAATTGCCCTTGTGTCTAAAATAGGtgaaaatggaaaaacaaaaaGTTGGATGTGATTACCCATCAACATCTGGGTTGTTCCTTATGTGCGGAGAACCAGCTCTTGCAGGCgagaaattcaaattctgagTGAATAAACTAGACATGGCTAAAAGGGGATTTGAATCTCGATTGAAAAAGTAAAAagcaagagagaaaggaagTCAGTCCCAGAAAGAAAGTTCACacggagaaagaagaagaagaagaagaagaagaacagcaAACCCCCtgagaaaaggagaaaaacaaAGAGGTGGAAAAttgccaaaataaaaaaaaaaaaaaaaattggccgagTGGAGAGGAGAGGCTTTTCCGTCTCAGTTGTTCGTTCGAACTGGAACAGGAACAGGAACAGGAACAGCTGTGGGGTACATAGATTAACACCTGTGAATTTGCTGGCCTTTTGTTGGCTTGTAAagggttttttctttctttttattaattttaacagaaGAATTGGATTGGGagtagaaagaaataaagaaggaaaattGAAGTGGGAAGAAGCAGCCTTTTGTTTAGCCTTCCCTTTGCTGTAAGATTTTAGATTGACGTGCAGTGTGACTGTATTTGACAGCCAGACAGAGACAAAAGCCGCGAGTTTCTCCTTCGCCTTCCCACGCGCTTCAACTCGGCGTGACAAATACACTTAATCATGAATTCTTCACTtcagaattattattattaaataataataataaataaaaataaatagtgcAAAACTTAATATTAATCACcatcaaaatcaatcaattgaATGGGGATGGCGCTGGGACTTCCCTGTATTTAATCAGATACAGCATATAACTATATAGTGTTTGAAAGCTATTGtgatatatgtatttataaacaaacaTTCGGAAGTCCAAAAGGATAATCCATaattatatattcattatttttttaaaaatttgcatatgaatttttgttattaataattttatctttaatttatcCAAACAATAcaatgttgaaaataaaaaaaaaaagaaaaatttaaaaattgggaAGGGTGTTAGTGAGTGAGTTGAACTCACGAGTGGAGTGGGCGCGTGGGAAACGCAGATCCGATTTTATGAATATTCGCATCGAACGTAGTCGAGTCAGGGATCTGTGGAActtggttttggtttggtttggttttgtgtCCTTTTTAGAGTGATTTTTCTCatcaccacacacacacaatttttctccttttcttttaccgtacagattattattattattaattttgcggcCCATTGACACTGTAAACCAACTTAGAACTCGATTTtatgtatctctctctctctatatatatatatatatggtccgAGCAGAGCACGATTACAAAATTGGCACCGAACGAAACGCCGACTTATTCCCCATCATCACAAGAATCAGCCGCAGCAGCAGCTatgatcaaataataataataatcgtgcactaatatattattatataacagaTTTGCCACGATGGGTAGCAgagaaaacaaacaaacagcAACGGTCCAGATGGTTATATTCCCTAACCTTGGAATTTAGTAGCAGTGTAGGGATGGGGTTGGATTGGATGAATaaatgtaataataaataaaaaagattggggggggggggggggggggagcgatttaagaagaaagagggaggcaggcaggcaggcagcagCATTGGATTCCAGTGGGAGACGAGCCTCTTGGGGCCGGGAATGGAAATGGCAGAACAAAAGGGTAGTTGTTGGGCCGGAGACAACTATGTGTGGATCACAACCAGCCATTAACACCCTTCCAATTATTGACATCATGCGCATCTCGTGGTTCTACTGTACAATGCTTAATTCTATATATAACAACACAACATTTTGTCCATACCTacctatttatattattatggcGACCATGGCAAGAACAAACCTTATGATGCTGCTATGCTATGCTAGCTAGAGTTCCCATAAAATCTGGCAATTTAACTTCCGGTAACTCCAAGCTTACGGTTTGATCCAGAGCACCAGTTGTGGTGTAGTTCCTCAGTTTGGCTGGCTTTTGATATCTTCTGCTTCTGTTTCAACTGCTCGCCTACCTGCACGTTTGGGATTTTTGAATCTCTTTGTCCTTTAGCTTTTACCACATAAATTCTAAATCGCCAATCAATCTGTCAATTATTtccaaatttaacaaaatatacaGAAGACAATTCATATCGTATTAATATGAGTACTGCATAATAGCACCGAGTGGAATCAATAATCACCAACTACAACTGCAGGATATTGGAGGCTAGAATGGAGAACAAAGATAACATTGATCTTTTGAGATATTCCAGTACAATGTTTTCAAAGAGAATGTCAGAAGACTTAATACAAAAATCGGAAAAAATTCACAGAAGCAACACTTGGGGAAATCTTGAAAGAACACTTTTCTGATAACTACATTCTAATAGTTTGGACAAAACTTTTTATCCACTTCCAGGCAAGTTACTTTACATAATAAGGTACCATGCTCATATAATCTAGTACCATTGGAggaaaaactgaaaaaaaaaaaaaaaaggaaaatctaaactaaatagAAGTACAGCCGCTctcagacaaaaaaaaaaaagaatacagCCACTGATGTAATTCTGAATAGTAGTCAATCAAAAGATCAACTTGAAAAGGCCTACAAGAAAATTCATCCCTGTCAATAAATCAAaaaccaaaatg
This genomic stretch from Diospyros lotus cultivar Yz01 chromosome 1, ASM1463336v1, whole genome shotgun sequence harbors:
- the LOC127788479 gene encoding KH domain-containing protein At3g08620-like, which gives rise to MSSLFTQNLNFSPARAGSPHIRNNPDVDGQYLAELLAERQKLEPFVQVVPICSRLLNQEILRVSGMLPNHGFNELDRLQRASPRSMASSDIIPNLGATGLGGWSGHPHERFGGPQGLSMDWQAAPGSPSSYIVKKVLRLEIPVDTYPNFNFVGRLLGPRGNSLKRVEASTGCRVFIRGKGSIKDPDKEESLRGRPGYEHLNDPLHILVEAELPVNIVDARLRQTREIIEELLKPVDESQDFYKRQQLRELAMLNSNFREESPRPSGSVSPFGSSGMKRAKTGW